The Palaemon carinicauda isolate YSFRI2023 chromosome 43, ASM3689809v2, whole genome shotgun sequence genome window below encodes:
- the LOC137633426 gene encoding uncharacterized protein, which translates to MLIQMISLLHMGDEDEMKVSEDAKIEALELLVRSGVNDKDSVLRVLKNIKCDHSSSRWIAQRFELFDKNTRIEDHTIDAYIALLRATDAPLPNREEIQIRIILNDTDGLVELQRQLCRHLINPSWIQLENHFQGNSEPTVEERELIKNLLTNDFKLYQGIWDPTFQIPPNIEVLFVMFKDHPSLDAFCQSLEKTKQINDLRILFSVNDVSSVSRPIPFLEKDPDVLVYVRDVKEEDIEKVGDILRTLQPQDARRSFFSIDFPLCSLGRTRSPEVILRLLASLKGVRVRNIMCSQKMNDQMTKPYLKRCVLRQRNPPDVEMVFGGGFEVDKNRWEEQDEEEEEEDVQLPNSNS; encoded by the exons atgctgatacagatgatcagcctattgcatatgggtgacgaggacgagatgaaggtgtcagaagatgccaagattgaggcactggaactcctagtaaggtcgggagtgaacgacaaagactctgtgctaagagtcttgaagaatatcaaatgtgatcattcttcttcgagatggatagcacagaggttcgaGTTGTTTGATAAGAACACCAGAATTgaagatcatacaattgatgcgtacattgccctccttagagccacagatgcccctctcccaaacagagaggaaattCAAATCAGAATAATCCTTaatgacactgatgggttagttgaactacaaaggcaactttgccggcatctcatcaacccatcaTGGATACAATTAGAGAACCATTTCCAAGGAAATTCAGAGCCgactgtagaagagagagagttaatcaagaatctactcaccaatga ttttAAGCTTTACcaaggcatctgggacccaacgttccaaatccctccaaatattgAAGTACTCTTTGTCATGTTCAAGGACCAtcccagcctcgacgccttctgtcaatctttggaaaagacaaaacagattaATGATTTAA ggattctcttcagtgtcaacgacgtcagcagcgtcagtcgccccatccctttcttggagaaggatccaGATGTCTTAGTCTATGTCagggacgtcaaggaagaagacatcgagaaggttggggacatccttcggacattgcaaccacaggatgcaaggag atcgttcttTTCAATCGactttcctctgtgttccctggggaggacgaggagccctgaggtcatcctcagactcctcgcctccttgaagggagtcagggtgagaaacATCATGTGTTCCCAAAAGATGAACGACCAAATGACGAAGCCTTACTTGAAGAGATGcgtcttaaggcaaaggaatccaccggatgtagagATGGTGTTTggtg GTGGGTTTGAAGTTGATAAAAATCGCTGGGAAGaacaagatgaagaagaagaagaagaagacgttcagctaccaaattctaattcataa